GGGCGATGTAGCCCTCCTCCTCCAGCACCGCCATGTCGTTGCGGACGGTGGCCGGCGAGACACCCAGGTGGTGCCGTTCGGTCAGCGCCTTGGAGCCCACCGGCTCCTCGGTGCCGACGTAGTCCTGGACGATGGCGCGCAGGACTTCGAGTCTGCGTTCGCTCAGCATCGCGCACCTCCTGCCCGGGCCTCTCAGGCCGTCCGACCTGGCACTCCGCTGTTTCGAGTGCCAGCAATCCCGCAGCCAGTGTACGGCGATGGCACAAGGGCTCGGCAAGAGCGGCAGCGACACGGCGCCGTCCGGGCGACCGGTTCGGGCGGTACGCACCGGAACGACCGTTAAGCGGCGGGGCGGCGCGATGCGGGGCGCCCGCTGTCCGGGCCCGCCGGGCGGCGCCTCCGGCGGGCCCGGACAGGGGCGCGGCGGGCGGCGGCGGGGCCACGGCGATAGCGTCGCCCTTGTGCGGGACTCGGAGAACGCGGCGGACACGGGACAGCCCGAGGGCGACGGCTCGGTGTGGGAGCAGCTGGGGCCCGGCGTGGCCCGGCGGCGGCTGCCGCACCTGGACGTGACGATCGGGCTGGTGGTGGGCGCCGACGGGGTGCTGCTGGTGGACACCGGCTCCACCCTGCGCGAGGGCGCGGAGCTGCGCTCCCAGGTGGCCGACCTCACCGGCGGCAGGTCGGTGACCCATGTGGTGCTCACCCACGGGCACGTCGACCACGTCCTGGGCTCGGCCGCCTTCGAGGGCGCCGAGGTGTACGCGGCGCGCGGCCTGGGTGCCCGCCTGGCCCGCGAGGCCGAGGCGCTGCGGGCGGAGGCGGTCGAGCTGGGCACCGACCCCGCCGAGGCGGCCGAGGCCGTGGCGGCGCTGCTGCTCGCGCCGCCGACCACGGAGGTGGGCGGGGACGGCGCCGGGGACGGCACGGCCGAGGGGGTGGAGCTCGACCTGGGCGGCCGGGCGGTGCTGCTGGTGCGCCCCGGTCCCGGGCACACCCGCCACGACCTGGCCGTGTTCGTGCCGGGGGCGACCGCGAGCGATCCGGCGGTGGTCTTCTGCGGCGACCTGGTCGAGGAGTCCGGCGAGCCCCAGGCCGGCCCCGACGCGGTCCCGTCCGGGTGGCCGGCCGCGGTGGACACCCTGCTGGCCCTCGGCGGCGAGACGGCCCGGTACGTGCCCGGCCACGGCGCGGTGGTCGACGCCAGGTTCCTGCGGGCCCAGCGCGACGAGCTGGCCCGGCGCGCGGCCGGACCCGGCTCCGCACCCGCCGGCCCTGGCGCCTCCACGCCCGCCGGTCCGGGCCCGTCCGCGCCCGCCGGGCCCGCGGACTCGGCCCCTGAGGGCGCCTCCGACCCGGAGTGAGGCTCGGCCGCCCCGGGGTGAAACCGGAGCCGCCGCAGGGGCGCCTCCGCGGCGGGACGGTTCCCGTGCGCGGTGGCGGATACTGAACAGATGCCTTCCGCAACTCCCGACGGCGCCCCCGTCCCGCCGGACGGCGCCCTCCCGGCGTCCGCCCTGGAGCGCGCCGCCGACCGCCCCCTCGGCTTCTACCTGCACGTTCCGTACTGCGCCACCCGCTGCGGCTACTGCGACTTCAACACCTACACAGCCTCCGAGCTGCGCGGCAAGGGCGGCGCCCTGGCCTCGCGGGACAACTACGCGGGCGTGCTGGCCGAGGAGGTGCGGCTGGCCCGGAAGGTGCTGGGCGACGATCCGCGCGAGGTGAGCACGGTCTTCGTCGGCGGCGGCACCCCCACCCTGCTGCCCGCCGCCGACCTGGGCCGGATGCTCGCCGCGATCCGGGACGAGTTCGGGCTCGCGGCCGATGCCGAGGTGACGACGGAGGCGAACCCGGAGTCGGTCGACCCGGACTACCTGGCGGAGCTGCGCGCCCAGGGCTTCAACCGGGTCTCGTTCGGCATGCAGAGCGCCCGCCCGCACGTGCTGCGCGTCCTGGACCGCACCCACACCCCCGGCCGCCCGGAGGCGTGCGTGGCCGAGGCCCGCGCCGCCGGGTTCGAGCACGTCAACCTCGACCTGATCTACGGCACCCCCGGCGAGTCCGACGACGACTGGCGCGCCTCCCTGGACGCGGCGCTGGCCGCCGGGCCCGACCACGTCTCCGCGTACGCGCTGATCGTGGAGGAGGGCACGCAGCTGGCGCGGCGCATCCGGCGCGGCGAGGTGCCGCCGACCGACGACGACGAGCACGCCGACCGCTACCTCATCGCCGAGGAGCGGCTGAGCGCGGCCGGGCTGACCTGGTACGAGGTGTCGAACTGGGCGGCCTCCCGGGAGGCCCGCTGCCGCCACAACGAGCTGTACTGGACCGGCGCGGACTGGTGGGGCGCGGGTCCGGGGGCGCACAGCCACGTGGGCGGGGTGCGCTGGTGGAACGCCAAGCACCCCGGCGCCTACGCGCAGGCGCTCGCCGAGGGACGCTCCCCGGGGGCCGGCCGGGAGGTGCTGTCCGCCGAGGACCGCAGGGTCGAGCGGATCATGCTGGAGCTGCGGCTGGCCGACGGCTGCCCGCTGGACCTGCTGGCCGCCGACGGGACCCAGGCCGCCGCCGACGCGGTAAGGGACGGGCTCCTGGAACCCGCCCCTTACGCGGAGGGCCGGGCGGTACTGACCCTGCGCGGCCGGCTGCTGGCCGACGCCGTCATCCGCGACCTGGTGGACTGACCGCCGGGCCCGGGCGTCGCGGACACTGGGTCCGTGCTGGGTCCGTTCTGGGTCCGCTCTGAGCCCGCGCTCGGTCCGCGCCCGGTCCGCGCCGGGTCCGGCGGCAGCGCCCCCGGCCACCGCGGTAGACCGGCCGGCTACCGCTCGGCCGGCTCGGTGACGAAGTCGATCAGCCGCTCGACGGACCCGAGCAGCTCCGGCTGGAGGTCGCGGTAGGAGCCGACCGACGCCAGGATGCGCTGCCACGCCTCCCCGGTGGTCAGGTGGGACCAGCCCAGGGCCTGGCACACGCCCGTCTTCCAGTCCTGGCCGCGCGGCACCCGGGGCCAGCCGGGGATGCCCACCGACGACGGCTTCACCGCCTCCCACACGTCGATGTAGGGGTGGCCGACGACCAGGACGTCGGGGCCGGTGACCGACGCGGCGATGGCGGACTCCTTGGAGCCGGGCACCAGGTGGTCGACCAGCACG
This portion of the Actinacidiphila yeochonensis CN732 genome encodes:
- a CDS encoding MBL fold metallo-hydrolase; amino-acid sequence: MRDSENAADTGQPEGDGSVWEQLGPGVARRRLPHLDVTIGLVVGADGVLLVDTGSTLREGAELRSQVADLTGGRSVTHVVLTHGHVDHVLGSAAFEGAEVYAARGLGARLAREAEALRAEAVELGTDPAEAAEAVAALLLAPPTTEVGGDGAGDGTAEGVELDLGGRAVLLVRPGPGHTRHDLAVFVPGATASDPAVVFCGDLVEESGEPQAGPDAVPSGWPAAVDTLLALGGETARYVPGHGAVVDARFLRAQRDELARRAAGPGSAPAGPGASTPAGPGPSAPAGPADSAPEGASDPE
- the hemW gene encoding radical SAM family heme chaperone HemW, yielding MPSATPDGAPVPPDGALPASALERAADRPLGFYLHVPYCATRCGYCDFNTYTASELRGKGGALASRDNYAGVLAEEVRLARKVLGDDPREVSTVFVGGGTPTLLPAADLGRMLAAIRDEFGLAADAEVTTEANPESVDPDYLAELRAQGFNRVSFGMQSARPHVLRVLDRTHTPGRPEACVAEARAAGFEHVNLDLIYGTPGESDDDWRASLDAALAAGPDHVSAYALIVEEGTQLARRIRRGEVPPTDDDEHADRYLIAEERLSAAGLTWYEVSNWAASREARCRHNELYWTGADWWGAGPGAHSHVGGVRWWNAKHPGAYAQALAEGRSPGAGREVLSAEDRRVERIMLELRLADGCPLDLLAADGTQAAADAVRDGLLEPAPYAEGRAVLTLRGRLLADAVIRDLVD